A region of the Vicinamibacteria bacterium genome:
ACGTCGAGCAGCAGCCTCACCCCCGCTCGACGGGAAGCCTTCCAACGCGAGAACCCCCACATCCATTTCAGCGACGCGGAGCACCGCGGATACGTGCTGGTCGAGCTGACGCAAAGTGGCGGGAAAGCCGACCTCCGGGGACTCGACGACGTCACCCGTAAAGATTCCGGGATCAGCACGCTCGCGTCGTTCGCGATCGAGGATGGCCGCCCCGGATTCCAGCGCTCCTGAGCCTTCGTCTCAAGACAAGCTTCTATCTGCTTCCCGCCCAAGGGTCGACGACGTCGATCTCGAGGTCCCGGAAATGCTTGGTGTTTCTGGTCGCCAGAGTAGCTCGTCGCGCGGTGGCGATCCCCGCGATCTGAGTATCCCGAAATTCGACCGGGCGTCCCTGGCGTTGCCTCCGGGCCGCGAGCGCCGCGGCGGCCAGCGCCGCCGGCTCGTCGAAAGACAGTATCCGGCCGCCAAAATCTTCAACAACGGCACGCTCGAATGCTTGCTCGAACCTCTTTCGTCGGCGGCTAGCGACGAGTAGCTGCAGGCCGAGTTGTACCTCTAAGAGCGTTATCGAAGTCGTCCACACGGACTCAGGCGGACATCGATCCAACCATTTGATTACGCTCTCGTCCGGGGAGGAAAGCATCAAGGCGGAAAGAACATTAGTATCGAGAATGATCATTCGGAAAACGATGCGGGGTGCACCACCTCTCCGTGAAGCTCGGGGATCTCTTGTTTGAGCCCAAGTCCGGCGAAGCGCGAGGCAATGCGGGTACCGAGAGGAGGCATGGGTCGACCTTCATCCTTGAGGACGTTGCGTAAGATGTCTCGGACCTCCTCTTCCATGCTGCGGCCGTGTCGGGAAGCCCGGCGCTGGAGCCGCTTCTTTACGTCTTCTTCGAGATTGCGGACGATGAGCTGTGCCATTTCAAACTAACGATAGCATGATATCAGCTACCGCGCCAAGATACTCGGAGACGCCCCCCATGTCACATCCAGCTGGTATTCCTCAGCGCTCCTGAGCCTCCGCAAGAGCGGACCGCAGCCGCTGGGCGAGATTCCGATGCGCCCGCGTGGAGCGGCGTTCGACTGGCGCGGTCTCGATGAGCCCGAGCGCCTGTTCGTACGCATGCCGAGCCTCGGCGGTGCGCCCCGCGCGGCGCAGGATCTCGCCGCGCCGGAACCAGAGAACCTCTTCGGGCATCCAGCGAGAGATCGTTTCGAGTCGGACGAGCGCGCCGTCATATCGCTCGAGCGTGAGCTCCAGCTCGATGGCGCGA
Encoded here:
- a CDS encoding alkaline phosphatase, producing the protein TSSSSLTPARREAFQRENPHIHFSDAEHRGYVLVELTQSGGKADLRGLDDVTRKDSGISTLASFAIEDGRPGFQRS
- a CDS encoding Arc family DNA-binding protein, with protein sequence MAQLIVRNLEEDVKKRLQRRASRHGRSMEEEVRDILRNVLKDEGRPMPPLGTRIASRFAGLGLKQEIPELHGEVVHPASFSE
- a CDS encoding type II toxin-antitoxin system VapC family toxin, which gives rise to MIILDTNVLSALMLSSPDESVIKWLDRCPPESVWTTSITLLEVQLGLQLLVASRRRKRFEQAFERAVVEDFGGRILSFDEPAALAAAALAARRQRQGRPVEFRDTQIAGIATARRATLATRNTKHFRDLEIDVVDPWAGSR